A genomic region of Palaemon carinicauda isolate YSFRI2023 chromosome 11, ASM3689809v2, whole genome shotgun sequence contains the following coding sequences:
- the LOC137649195 gene encoding serine/arginine repetitive matrix protein 5-like: MRARRSVIEKDQLTLVNPFFLYMELSHSSHGPAAGTVADVAEGPGSPSEHPSGGKLGPPVSPAGVAPPRRSALTETRLQRTDDGDTLPRARLHRKACPPLRRRGLPSPYKGVKRRLLFGSSSSSSPAKNSSRREQTVAVTPLDLSADCSRSRAPARSSLPTQAPVPSGRKDLSHNVGKSLLCQVSPVSPSVARKRHRSPDRQHPPARQRSPARQRSPAVESPNSTRQRSPDRQRSPDRQRPPGRKRSTAVESSDSPRQRSPDRQRSPVRQRSPARQRSPDLQRSPEFQRSPVGTCPSAPAARPARQQSPERRQPPARQCTTGCPVPDARPARPRSSGLGAGKDIVPLPRQRSPARRPPPAHYSLVHTSKVHARP, translated from the coding sequence ctggtactgttgcggatgttgctgaaggcccaggttccccctccgaacatccttcggggGGGAAGCTGGGTCCACcagtctctcctgcgggtgttgCTCCCCCTCGgaggagtgcactaacagagactcgtCTTCAGAGGACCGACgacggtgataccctgcctcgagCTCGTCTTCACCGTAAGGCTTgccctcctcttcgtcgccgaggccttccttctccttacaagggagttaagaggcgccttctcTTCGGGTCGTCATCCTCATCGTCCCCTGCAAAGaactcttctcgtcgggagcagaccgtagcagtaactccactggacctctccgcagattgttcgcgatctcgtgcacctgccagatcttccttgcctacgcaagcaccggtcccttcggggagGAAGgacttatcccacaatgtgggtaagtcccttctgtgccaggtttcacctgtgagcccttcagtagcgcgcaagcgccaccgctctcctgatcgccagcacccgcctgctcgtcagcgctctcctgctcgccagcgctctcctgctgtagaGTCTCCTAActctactcgccagcgctctcctgatcgccagcgctctcctgatcgccagcgccctcctgggCGCAAGCGCTCTACGGCAGTTGAGTCATCagactctcctcgccagcgctctccagatcgCCAACGctcccctgttcgccagcgctctcctgctcgtcagcgctctcctgatctccagcgctctcctgaaTTCCAGCGCTCGCCTGTGGGCACGTGCCCTTCAGCCCCTGCAGCGCGccctgcgcgtcaacagtctcctgagcgccgtcaacctcctgctcgtcagtgcACTACTGGGtgcccagttcctgatgcgcgcccagcgcgcccacgatcttcgggtctgggcgcaggcaaggacatcgTTCCGttgcctcgccagcgttcccctgcgcgtCGACCGCCGCCTGCGCACTATTCTCTTGTGCACACTTCCAAAGTGCATGCGCGCCCATAA